From the genome of Ignavibacteriales bacterium, one region includes:
- a CDS encoding DUF47 family protein — MFLKKTRKLETQIDEYLDLVITGGLIFKLGIRCYLDNQIEAFEGHLKDLRKIEDSADDLRRNIEIKLYSRTLIPEARGDVLGLLESCDKVLNITEETLLEFSVEIPNLLPELKNDFNDIAESSIACLENTVSGIRAYFKNVDAVRDYVTKVQFYKKETNKIAERIKRTVFRTDHDLSFKIHIRYFTFHIERIAEESEDVCDRLSIAIIKRLE, encoded by the coding sequence ATGTTTTTAAAAAAAACAAGAAAACTTGAAACTCAAATTGATGAGTATCTTGATTTAGTGATAACTGGTGGACTTATTTTTAAGTTAGGAATAAGGTGCTACTTGGATAATCAAATAGAGGCTTTTGAAGGACACTTAAAAGATTTAAGAAAGATTGAAGATTCAGCCGATGATTTGCGCAGAAATATTGAAATCAAACTTTATTCACGCACATTAATTCCAGAGGCAAGAGGGGATGTTCTTGGATTGCTGGAAAGCTGCGATAAAGTATTGAACATTACAGAAGAAACGCTCTTAGAGTTTTCAGTTGAAATCCCGAATCTTTTACCTGAGCTTAAAAATGATTTCAATGATATTGCTGAAAGTTCTATTGCGTGTCTTGAAAATACTGTTAGCGGTATTAGGGCATACTTTAAAAATGTTGATGCAGTTAGAGATTATGTAACCAAAGTACAGTTCTATAAAAAGGAAACTAATAAAATTGCAGAAAGAATAAAGCGAACAGTTTTTAGAACTGATCATGATCTAAGCTTTAAAATTCATATTCGCTATTTCACTTTTCACATTGAACGAATTGCAGAAGAGTCTGAAGATGTTTGTGATAGGCTTTCTATTGCTATTATTAAGAGGTTAGAATAG
- a CDS encoding DASS family sodium-coupled anion symporter: MTKFDPLDMNNYRIEKLPKRDKSKFEKWLAIVGPILAMAAFILFAFIIKLPFLETINSSNLVSESAKKVFDKIGSAAFIRNNEFMLAIFVASIILWMTEAIPNYLTSLLLIISLVLTGVLSEKVAYAQLGHPVMWLNIMSFVLASMLVVTGLAKRFALWLIVKFGKNASTIFISFLIINLVLSAFISATTAKAAILLPIFMVIAAIYGAKTGEKRNNFGRSIVLQNLLYINLGAGAFVTGSGANLLAAAIIGGAIGGNIFFSDWMMAMFPVMVSLMFIGYLLALKVFFPLPSEERLPQIEGGMDRLKEEYEKLGSITFLEIKSAIIFIAILAMWATDSIHGISATAVAFVGAIVALLPKIGIVKWNDVDIPWHLMLFSAGAYTLGAGLDETDLPSISVNAFFDHLGIGDHTSFWILYLLLTGVMIFSALIFQSKTMRAMIFIPIAIGVANRFGFDIVSLALPVAFMIEHVYVLPFNSKPAALLYETDQYSLTDTFKYGFTMMVVSWLLIIAAGETWFRFLGITPHGVFGIF; this comes from the coding sequence ATGACAAAATTTGATCCACTTGATATGAATAATTATCGTATCGAGAAACTCCCAAAGCGTGATAAATCAAAATTTGAAAAGTGGCTGGCTATTGTTGGACCCATTTTAGCAATGGCCGCATTTATTTTGTTTGCGTTTATAATAAAACTTCCATTTCTTGAAACTATAAATTCATCAAATTTGGTTTCGGAATCCGCAAAAAAAGTTTTTGATAAAATTGGTTCAGCAGCATTTATAAGAAATAACGAATTTATGCTTGCAATCTTTGTAGCCTCAATTATACTTTGGATGACAGAGGCTATTCCAAATTATTTAACTTCTCTGTTGTTGATTATAAGTCTTGTTTTAACCGGAGTCTTATCTGAAAAAGTAGCTTACGCTCAACTTGGTCATCCGGTAATGTGGTTAAACATTATGTCATTTGTTCTTGCAAGCATGTTAGTTGTAACAGGTCTTGCAAAACGTTTTGCACTTTGGTTAATAGTTAAGTTTGGAAAAAATGCCAGCACAATATTTATCAGCTTTCTGATTATCAATCTTGTACTCTCGGCATTTATATCTGCAACAACTGCAAAAGCTGCAATACTGCTTCCGATATTTATGGTTATAGCTGCAATTTACGGTGCTAAAACCGGGGAGAAGAGAAATAATTTTGGACGAAGTATTGTATTGCAAAATCTTTTATACATTAATCTTGGTGCCGGTGCTTTTGTTACAGGTTCAGGAGCAAATTTGCTTGCAGCTGCTATTATTGGTGGCGCAATTGGTGGTAACATCTTCTTTTCAGATTGGATGATGGCGATGTTTCCTGTTATGGTTTCCTTAATGTTTATCGGTTATCTTTTGGCTTTGAAGGTTTTCTTTCCATTGCCATCTGAAGAACGTTTACCGCAAATTGAAGGTGGTATGGACAGACTAAAAGAAGAATATGAGAAACTTGGGTCTATTACTTTTTTAGAAATTAAATCCGCGATTATTTTTATTGCAATACTTGCTATGTGGGCAACTGATAGCATTCACGGAATTAGTGCCACAGCTGTTGCTTTCGTTGGTGCAATAGTTGCACTGCTGCCTAAAATTGGAATTGTAAAATGGAATGATGTTGATATTCCCTGGCATCTTATGTTATTTTCTGCAGGTGCTTATACATTAGGCGCGGGTTTAGATGAAACAGATCTTCCTTCAATTTCTGTAAATGCTTTTTTTGATCATTTAGGGATTGGAGATCACACCAGTTTTTGGATTTTGTATCTGTTATTAACTGGAGTTATGATTTTTAGCGCATTAATTTTTCAATCAAAAACAATGCGTGCAATGATATTTATTCCCATTGCAATTGGTGTTGCAAACAGATTTGGATTTGATATTGTTAGTCTTGCTTTACCTGTTGCTTTTATGATTGAACACGTTTACGTTTTGCCGTTTAATAGTAAACCAGCGGCATTACTTTATGAAACTGATCAGTACAGTTTAACAGATACTTTTAAATATGGTTTTACTATGATGGTTGTTTCCTGGTTGCTGATTATTGCAGCAGGAGAAACATGGTTTAGATTTTTAGGGATCACTCCACACGGTGTGTTTGGAATATTTTAA
- a CDS encoding CYTH domain-containing protein, whose protein sequence is MANEIERKFLVKGEFKNLASKETRIVQGYLSSVPERTVRVRIKGDKGFITIKGIGSASGATRYEWEKEIPTNEVEELLKICEAGVIDKTRYLVKVGNHTFEVDEFYGENKGLVVAEIELVSESEAFEKPTWLGDEVTGNTKYYNSMLMKNPFTKW, encoded by the coding sequence ATGGCAAATGAAATTGAGCGTAAATTTTTAGTTAAAGGTGAGTTTAAAAATCTTGCAAGCAAAGAAACCAGAATTGTGCAAGGTTATCTTTCATCAGTCCCGGAACGGACAGTTCGAGTTCGGATAAAAGGCGATAAAGGTTTTATAACGATAAAAGGAATTGGAAGTGCATCTGGCGCTACCAGATATGAATGGGAAAAAGAAATTCCAACTAATGAAGTTGAAGAATTGTTAAAGATTTGTGAAGCTGGTGTAATTGATAAAACACGTTATTTAGTTAAAGTTGGTAATCACACTTTTGAAGTAGATGAATTTTATGGTGAGAATAAAGGACTTGTTGTTGCTGAGATTGAGTTGGTTTCAGAATCAGAGGCATTTGAAAAGCCGACTTGGTTAGGCGATGAAGTAACTGGCAACACCAAATATTATAATTCTATGCTTATGAAAAATCCATTTACAAAATGGTAA
- a CDS encoding PhnD/SsuA/transferrin family substrate-binding protein, with product MKTIVKKYIDRTSFMFKKEFLLSLLVFIVVGSAATFLFYKSAVDISTKIPVEKQESISSSDKQKQIVYIGVISRYPPNIIFKGYQPIIDYLNQNEKYHFELKLSTSYTETVNQLINGDVAVAFFGTLLYINVHERYGIIPILKPLNEDFKPFFKSVVFVKSSDKINSIKDLKAKRIALPSEESFSGNWLIKYELLKYNLLEKDIKEIKNFAYHQNVIYQVLSGSFDAGVVKDRVIREYNDRGIKIIGFSEPVPGSPIVAAKDYDTDIINTIKSLLLKINLKETKYKELVKSWDNEFTFGFVEAKDSDYDLIRKYSGKQK from the coding sequence TTGAAGACGATTGTAAAAAAGTATATAGATCGTACTTCATTTATGTTCAAAAAAGAATTCTTACTCTCGCTTTTAGTTTTTATTGTGGTTGGATCAGCTGCAACTTTTCTTTTTTATAAATCTGCTGTTGATATTTCAACAAAAATTCCTGTTGAAAAACAAGAATCGATTTCTTCATCAGATAAACAAAAACAAATTGTTTACATCGGAGTTATTTCTCGCTACCCGCCAAATATAATCTTTAAAGGATATCAACCGATAATTGATTACTTAAATCAAAATGAAAAGTATCACTTTGAACTAAAACTCAGCACTTCTTACACAGAAACTGTAAATCAATTAATAAACGGTGATGTTGCTGTTGCATTTTTTGGAACACTGCTGTATATAAATGTGCATGAGCGTTATGGAATCATACCAATTTTAAAACCTTTAAATGAGGATTTTAAACCATTTTTTAAATCCGTTGTGTTTGTAAAAAGCAGTGACAAAATAAATTCTATAAAAGATTTAAAAGCTAAACGTATTGCCTTGCCATCCGAAGAATCATTCTCTGGAAATTGGTTAATCAAATATGAATTGTTGAAATACAATCTCCTTGAAAAAGATATTAAAGAAATTAAGAATTTTGCTTATCATCAAAATGTAATTTATCAAGTATTAAGCGGAAGTTTTGATGCGGGTGTTGTTAAGGACCGGGTAATAAGAGAGTATAACGATAGAGGAATAAAAATAATTGGATTCTCTGAGCCTGTTCCGGGCTCACCTATTGTTGCTGCAAAAGATTATGATACTGATATAATCAATACAATAAAATCTCTTTTATTAAAAATCAATTTAAAGGAAACAAAATATAAAGAGCTTGTTAAATCGTGGGATAATGAATTTACTTTTGGCTTTGTAGAGGCTAAAGATAGTGATTATGATTTGATTAGAAAGTATTCGGGGAAACAAAAATGA